The following proteins are co-located in the Macadamia integrifolia cultivar HAES 741 chromosome 3, SCU_Mint_v3, whole genome shotgun sequence genome:
- the LOC122074163 gene encoding uncharacterized protein LOC122074163 codes for MGFSDHFISGCISSVHYSILVNGAVRCQVNLTRGIRQGDPFSLALFVLCSQALSNILNSAAGNNGIQGIKVKRRAPPLSHLLFADDCLLFSEVKLNELQNLKDYVNLYCRASGQCINMAKSSMCFSPNTASRIKRWFSIIFKIPYGDGPSKYLGLPSEIGVNKVDLFHSINDKASAKMHGWSKALLSYVGHETLIKSMIQPSQNYVANHFKLPQALHNRSRKDIAHFFWGSSEESRKVHWLSWSKLSQSKENGGLGLRDPATHNKALLSKVA; via the coding sequence ATGGGTTTCAGTGATCACTTTATTTCGGGCTGCATCTCTTCTGTCCATTACTCCATTCTTGTTAATGGAGCTGTTCGCTGCCAAGTAAATCTAACTAGAGGTATCCGGCAAGGTGACCCTTTCTCTCTGGCTCTTTTTGTCCTATGCTCCCAAGCTCTGAGTAATATCCTAAATTCTGCAGCGGGTAATAATGGGATCCAAGGAATTAAAGTGAAAAGAAGAGCTCCTCCACTTAGCCACCTTCTCTTCGCAGATGATTGTCTCTTATTCTCTGAGGTCAAACTGAATGAGCTTCAAAACCTGAAGGATTACGTGAATCTTTACTGCAGAGCGAGTGGTCAATGCATTAATATGGCGAAGTCAAGTATGTGCTTTAGCCCTAATACAGCCTCGAGGATTAAAAGATGGTTCtcaataatttttaaaatcccGTATGGTGATGGACCCTCTAAATATCTTGGTCTTCCCTCGGAGATAGGTGTGAACAAGGTGGATCTCTTCCATTCTATCAATGACAAGGCTTCGGCTAAAATGCATGGATGGTCTAAAGCCCTTCTCTCATATGTGGGGCATGAGACCCTTATTAAATCAATGATCCAACCTTCACAAAACTATGTGGCCAACCATTTCAAACTTCCTCAAGCTCTCCATAATCGGAGCAGAAAGGATATAGCCCACTTCTTCTGGGGAAGTTCAGAGGAATCTAGGAAGGTTCACTGGTTGTCTTGGTCTAAGTTGAGCCAATCTAAGGAAAATGGTGGTTTGGGTTTGAGAGATCCAGCCACTCATAATAAAGCTCTATTATCCAAGGTGGCTTGA